CAAAAAAGACAGATGCGGAGACAACTATTGATAAAATCACCTCCATTCATAAAAGCATAGAGAAGGCGCGTGCCAGCTCAATCCCTGACTGGGCTTATCGCGATGTGCTCTTTATGCTCATACATTACTCCATTGCTGCGTATGAACTTTTAGAGAACAAACTAACACCTGCCGAAAAACAGGAAGCCTACGATGTTTTTTACCGCATGGGCTTGCGTATGGGCATCCCTGAGTTGCCCAGTACCTATGTAGACTGGTTGCCTGTGCGCCAGCAACACTTGGAAAAGGACTTAGTGCTTTCTGAATATAGCTTGGATCTTTACAAACAGTACAGAAAGCATTTAGGAGCCTTTCGCTATGCTGTATTAAAGCAGTCTCAGCTGCTGGTTGTACCACCACTGGTTAGGCAATTACTAAAGTTAGGCAGCGTGTCACTGCTTCGTCCTGTTGTACCAATTTATAAGTTTAGTAAGATTATAAATGCCGATTGGCTCATTAAAGTAGTGTTGTTGCCAAAGGCTTATAAGAAGCAGATTGAGGAATTAGATATATATCATTGATTTCAAAATTTCAGTCTTTCATGATTTTAGATTTGAAGACTTCAGGTTATTTGCTTCAGGTTTCATACTTCCCTTCTCAACCAGGCTGCCCATCATAACACCTTTTGGCTTTTGTCATCCAGAGCGATATTCAAGAATCTCAGAGATTCACACCTAAAATCCGACTGAAAGTCTTATGACTTTTACTGTTAGGCGTAATTTATTTCAGCATCTGCTCTCTCCTTAAAAGATGCTACCAAACCCTAAACGTCACTAATCCCTTAATCCCCGTACTCTGTGACCCTCCCTGCACTCGGTGTCTCTTTGGTACAAATTCTCTGCCTCATCGGCGCTATCGGCGAGAGGTCCCTGTGTGCGGGAGCTCCCATTTAGGGGCTGGAACCTTGCCTATCCTGTACCCAGCCTGTGGGTCTCTTGCACCTCTCCTGTACCTAATCTGTACCTCTTCTGTAGGTAAGTCCGTACCAACTGCACAGAAAAAGCCCTCTACCTGCCTTCCAGATTCACTACTCCTCCTACCATCCTCCTATACTGCCCCAACCAGCATCCATAAATCATGAAGTAAAATCATAATGGGAAGAGTCGAAAATGCTCCTAAAAGAGAGGTGTCAAAAGATACTAAAAGTAGGCAGGAGATTGTTTTGCTTTTAGGCTCAATAAAAACTGGTACAGTACCTAACTGACTGTTATTGGGTAATAAATGTAACGAGCATGTATAAGTGGTTGTAAATCATATTATTGATTTTAAGAAAGACATGTTGTTCTATACATTAAGCTTATATCGTATATTTAGTTGCCATATACTAGGTAAAAATCCTCGTAGAAACCCTAACTAACTAACTAACTGATAAGGATCATGGCATTTTTAGACAGATTCACCGAGCCCATATTACGCCAACAAATAGAGGAGAGGTTGGAAAGTATTAAATTGTTTGAAACTAGTGTGCCTGCGGTATTGGTGGTTCATGATGTACGCGATTTTTCACT
This genomic interval from Flavisolibacter tropicus contains the following:
- a CDS encoding oxygenase MpaB family protein, coding for MEYFVDKDSIVRKIWGKSDTILFIFAGASAEFALNRAVDWLYFTGKLPADPLGRLFSTVAYARQIVFAKKTDAETTIDKITSIHKSIEKARASSIPDWAYRDVLFMLIHYSIAAYELLENKLTPAEKQEAYDVFYRMGLRMGIPELPSTYVDWLPVRQQHLEKDLVLSEYSLDLYKQYRKHLGAFRYAVLKQSQLLVVPPLVRQLLKLGSVSLLRPVVPIYKFSKIINADWLIKVVLLPKAYKKQIEELDIYH